The nucleotide window CGGGGCGGCCCTGACGTTGTTCCTCGCCGGTGTGCTCGCCACCGGTGCCGTGACCGGCACCTGGAGCGATGAGGCGGCCGGCGCCGCGGGGCGGTCCGCCCCGGACGGCATGGCCGCGAAGGCGCACGCCCCGGCCTCCGCCTTCGCGGACCGCGAGGCCGTCGAACGGGCCGCCTCCGAGGCCGAAGAGGACGGCAAGTCCGGTGCGCAGGCCGCCGCCGACGTCGTCAGCCGCAGTGGCGACCGCTGGTCGACGATCTACACCCCGGGCCAGTTCGAGGACTTCCAGGAGCAGTTGGGCGGCGCCTATGTCGGCGTCGGGCTGTGGGTACGGCAGACGGACGGCGGGCGGATCGAGGTGTCCCGGGTCCAGCCCGGCTCTCCCGCCGCTCGGGCCGGTGTCGCCCCCGGCGACCGGCTGCGCGCCGTCGACGGCCACACCACCGAGCACACCCCGGTCACCGAGGTCGTCAGCCGGCTGCGCGGAGTGGCCCCCGACGGCTCCCGCGCCTCGGCCGCCGCGGCCGGCACCCCCGTCTCGCTGGCGCTGCAACGCGGCGCCCGCCACTGGACCGCGACCGTGCGCCGCACGCATCTGCGCTGCCGCAATGTCGTCGTCGACCACCCCGACGGCGCTCACGGCCCGACCCGCGTCAAGGTCGCCGCGTTCGCCAAGGGCACCGGTAAGGCGGTCCGCCGTGCGGTGCGCCACGCCTCCCCGCAGCAGGGTCTGCTGCTCGATCTGCGCGGCAACACCGGCGGTCTGGTCACCGAGGCCACCGCCACCGCCTCCGCCTTCCTGGACGGCGGGCTGGTCGCGACCTACGACGTGCGCGGCAGCCAGCGGGCCCTGTACGCCGAGCGCGGGGGCACCACCCGGGTGCCGCTGGTCGTCCTCGTCGACGGCGGCACGATGAGCGCGGCCGAGCTGCTGGCCGGCGCGCTCCAGGACCGCGGACGCGCGGTCGTGATCGGCTCCCCGACCTTCGGCAAGGGTTCGGTGCAGATGCCCAGCACGCTGCCGGACGGCTCGGTCGCCGAGCTGACCGTCGGCCACTACCGCACCCCGGCCGGCCGGACCGTCGACGAGGCGGGGATCACCCCCGACCTGGTCGTCGGGCGCGGGGCCGAGAAACGGGCCCGCACAGTATTGAGTGGCCTCGGGGGCGGTGCGTAGTGCGAAAATGGCCGCACTATGGCTAAGGACAAGGACAAGATTCCCGGGCGCAAGCTCGTGGCGCAGCACAAGAAGGCGCGGCACGACTACCACATTCTGGACACCTATGAGTGCGGCCTGGTGCTCAGCGGCACCGAGGTGAAGTCGCTGCGGCAGGGCCGGGCGTCGCTGGTGGACGGATTCGTCCAGATCGACGGCAACGAGGCCTGGCTGCACAACGTACACATCCCCGAGTACACGCAGGGCACCTGGACGAACCACGCGGCCCGGCGCAAGCGGAAGCTGCTGATGCACCGCGCCGAGATCGACAAGCTGGAGTCCAAGAGCCAGGAGTCGGGGCACACGATCGTGCCGCTGGCCCTCTATTTCAAGGACGGCCGGGCGAAGGTCGAGATCGCGCTGGCCAAGGGCAAGAAGGAGTACGACAAGCGCCAGACGCTCCGCGAGCAGCAGGACCGGCGGGAGACGGACCGGGCGGTCTCGGCGGCACGGCGGCGGCAGCGGTCCTGACGAGCCCGTGCGGCACGGCCCCGGAGGCCCTGCCGGGGAATACGCTGGCGACGGCACGCGTTGTTCACGTACGATGGCTGCGCACCCCACGAGGGGTGTGGCACCACCTTGATAAATCAACATGGGGATGATCGGTTTCGACAGCGGATGTCGAAGCAGGGGAAGCGAGTCGAGGAAGCGGCAATGATCTCGTTAACCATATGTCGCAACCAATAATCGCCAATTCCAAGCGCGATTCCTTCGCCCTCGCTGCCTAAGTAGCGACTTGCGAAGTGTCAGCCCGGGGGTGTTCCCGACCCGGATCCTGGCATCAGCTAGGGAACTAAACTTCTAGACCCGGTCACGGGGTGTAGAAGGAAATCAAACAGTGGCTGGGCCCGTCGGAGACTTGTTCGCGTGATCTCCGGGGCCGAGAAAATCGCAGCGAACTGCACTCGGAGAAGCCCTGATTCCGCACCGTTGGACGCGGGTTCGATTCCCGCCATCTCCACTCATCCCATGTAAAGCAGCGGCCCGTGAGATTCTCACGGGCCGCTGCTTTGTGTGCCGGGCCGTTCACGCCGGGTGCAGGAGCGAGGTGCACAGCGCCAGGGCGGCGGCCGCGGCCGGGACCGCGTAGCCGAGGCCGGGCCCGCTGAGCTGCCCCACCGCCCAGCCGCCGGTCGCCGAACCGGCCGCGATACCGGTCAGCAGGGCCGTCACGGCGAGGGTCATCCCCTCGTTCAGCCGGCCCGCCGGGGTGCGGGACTGGACCAGGCCCATGCCGGTGACCATCGCCGGGGCGGTGGCCATTCCCGCCGCCGCCAGTGCGACGGCCAGCGCCGCCGGACCGCCCGCCGGGGCGGCGAGCAGGGGCAGCAGCATCAGGGCGGCCATCGCGGCGACGCAGCAGCGGAAGCGGCGGGTGCCTCGGCCCGCGGCGGGCCGCAGCAGGCCGTGGAGCAGCCCGGCGGCGGCGGACCCGGCGGCCTGGAGGGCCAGCAGGGCGCCGCCGGCGGCACGGATGCCGTGGGCGTCGGCGTAGGCCAGGGTGACCACCTCCATCGAGCCGAAGACCGCGCCGGTGCAGACGAAGGTGAGCAGCAGCGGCGGGATGCCGGGCAGCCGCAGCGGTGAGCGGGTGCGGGCCGCGGACCGAGGGGCCACCGGGGGTTCGGTGCCGCGCTGGGCTGCGAAGAGCAGCATCCCGGTCAGCAGCAGGGCCGCGGCCACCGCCGTTCCCGCCTCCGGGGCGAGGCCGGTGCACAGCAGCGTGGCGAGCACCGGCCCGAGGAGGAAGCACAGCTCGTCCGCGGCCTGTTCGAAGGAGTGGGCGGTGTGCCGGGCGGCCGGGTCGTCCCGCAGGAGGTGGGCCCAGCGGGCACGGGACATCCCGCCGGTGTTGGGGGTGGTGGCGGTCGCGGCGTACGAGGCGAAGAGGGTCCAGTCGGGTGCGCCGTAGTGGACGCAGAGCAGCAGCGAGAGCGAGCCGAGGACGGCGAGCGCGGTGGCCGGGACCGCGGCCCGGGCCTGGCCGTGGCGGTCGATCAGCCGCGCGGTCCACGGTCCGGCCAGCGCCGTCGCCGCCAGCCCGGTCGCGGTGACCGCCCCGGCCAGCGCGTACGAGCCGCGGGCGCCGGCGATCATCAGCACCGCGCTGACGCCGAGCATCCCCATGGGCAGCCGGGCCAGGAGGTTGGCGGCGGTGAAGGCGCGGGTGCCGGGGTGGGCGAAGATCCGGCGGTAGGGCGCCAGCAGGCGGAGTCCGCGGCGCCGCGGGGCCGGGCGTACGGGAGGGGCCGTCACCGGCCGGGCGGCGAGGAAAAGGATCATGCCTCTACGGTCGCGGCCACGCCCGCGGTGCGTCCAACACCTGATCGGCGCCCATTGACGCACCTGAGTTGTCAACGGGCGACGCCGGCGGCGGAGGAAGCGGCACCCGGTGGCACTGCCAGGATGGCCCGATGCCGTACGACATCGATCCGCGTCTGCTCCGCGCGTTCACCGCCGTCGCCGAGGAGTTGCACTTCACCCGGGCCGCCGCCGGGCTGCACGTCGCCCAGCAGGCGCTCAGCCGCGATATCCGGCGGCTGGAGCGGGAGGTGGGCGCCACGCTGTTCGTCCGGAGCACCCGGCAGGTCGCGCTGACCCCGGACGGGCAGCGGCTGTTGCCGTACGCGCGACGGGTGCTGAGCGCGCACGACGAGCTGGCCGCGGCGTTCCGGCCGGCCCCCGAGCGGCCGCTGCTGGTGGACGTGCGGGCCCCGGTCGGCACCGCGCACCGGGTGCTGGCGGCGGCCCGGGAGCGGGTGGCGGACAGCGTGGAGCTGGTCGCCCGTTTCCACAGCGGGCTGGCGGGGGCGGCGGCCGAGGTGGCGGACGGCCGGCTCGATGTCTCCTTCGGCCGGATCGCCGCGCTGCCGGCCGCCGTCCGGGCGCAGCTGAGCCATCAGCCGGTCCGGCTGGAGCGGATGGCGGTGCTGCTGCCCGAGGAGCACCCGCTGGCCGCCCGGCCGGCGGTCCCGCTCGCGCAGCTGGCCGGCGAGACGCTCTACGCGGGTGCCGGCAATCCGCGCACCGCAGAGTGGACGGAGCTGGCCGCGCGGCTCTTCGAGGGGCGCGGCATCGCGATGGCCGCGCCGTTCCCGGAGATCGAGGGCTCGCAGGAATTCGTCCGGGTGGTGCGCAAGCGGGGCTGGTCGGTGCTGGCGAGCGAGGAGTTCATCGAGGTGCCGGGGATGGTGCTGCGGCCGCTCGTGGAGCCGGTACCGCTGTCGCCCGTCTCGATGGTGTGGCGGCGGGGGCTGCGGCATCCGGGGCTCGACGCCCTGCGGGCGGCCGCCCGCGAACGGGCCTCGCGGCACGGCTGGCTCGCGCCGCCCGGCGACGCATGGTGGCTCCCCGAGGCGGACGCGCAGACGATGGACATAGCTGCCTGACGCCCCGTCAGGAGACGGCGGGACCGAAAACGTACGGCGGCCCAGGCAACCCCGGGCGCCCGGAAGCTTTCCTTAACGGCAGGGAAGTGTGTGAGCAACGAACAGGGGAAATCCGTGCAACGGCGTTCACTTCTTGCGACGGTGGCAGCCACGCTGATCTTGAGTGTCACGGCCGGCCTGGCCCTGACCGGCTGTGGCTCACCGCGGATGGCGGCCCTGCACGCCAACTGTCAGACCAAGGGCCTGCGGTGGAAGCTCACGGTCCTGAAGAAGAAGCCGCACACCCCGCACCGCGACGCCCGGCTGTCCGTCGTCAACACGGGCGACAAGCCCTGTGTGTTCCGCGGGTTCCCGGCCTTCGAGGTCCACCTCGGCAAGGGGCCGGAGTCCGATGGCCGCGGGCACGGCCGGATCATGCCGATAGACCTGCGACGCGGCGGCACGGTGGTGACCAGCCTGCGCTACAAGGACTGCCGCAAGGGCGCGGCGTCGGAGCCCTTCATGATCAGCAACGATGTCGCCGTGGTGTCCGCACCGCGCGACTACCCGGGCCGGCGGGCCGTCGTGGTCCGCGACGAGTCCGGCAAGCGCCAGGCGATGAACGTCTGCACGGACTCGATATGGATGGGCGCGCCGTACGAAGCGGCCGAGTAGCGCCGGTTACGGGGCTGTTGCGGCGCCGGCCGCAGAGTATGCGGTGAACGCGGCCCAGGCGCGCGGCGAGAAGTCGAGGTGCGGGCCTTGGGGGTCCTTGGAGTCGCGGACGTGGATGGTGGTGGGGTGGGCGGCTACCTCTACGCAGGCGCCGCCCTCGTCGCCGCTGTAGCTGGACTTGCGCCAGTTGTACGCCACTTCGAGGCAGTTGCCGCCTTCGTCGCCGCTGTAGCTGGACTTGAACCACGTCAGATGGGTCATCGCTCTCCTAGCAGCCGGTCCAGCAGACCCATGGACTCTTCGGCGTTGAGGGCCTGCATTCGCAGCATTCCATATTTCTGGGTGAGGATGCTGACCTCATCGGGGTCCGATGTCAGCTCGCTGCTGCGCTGCGCCTCGGTATAGGCGAAGTGCTGGTGGTCGGCGGTTTCCAGCAGGACGAAGGGTCCGTTGAGACCGGCGTGGTGCTCGCGGTTCAGCGGCAGGATCTGAAGAGAGACGCCGGTGAGTTCCGCGCACGCCCGCAGGTGGGCAAGCTGGGCCCGCATGACCTCGCGCCCCCCGAGGTTGCTCCGCACGATGGCTTCGGAGAAGACGAAGCTGGAGGTGACGGCGTCTTTCCTGTGCAGGATTTGCTGGCGCTCCAGGCGTGCGGTGACGCGTTGCTCGATTGTCTCTTCGCTGAGTCCCGGGATATTGCTGCGGAATGTGGCGAGTGCGTAGTCCCCGGTCTGGAGCAGGCCGGGGATGACACCGTTCTCGTACCCACAGAGCGAGATGGCCTCCTGTTCAAAGGCGATGAAATCCTCCGCCCAGATCGGATACTTCTCCTTCCGCGGCAGCTTCGCGACACCCGCCGCCAGTGCCCCGCCCGTGCGCAGGAGTTGGTCGAATTCGGAGGCGAGGTGCGGCATCAGTACGCGCCTGCCCTGTTCGACGGAGGCGATGGTCTCCTCGGAGGCGGTGGTCCGCTCCGCGAGGCCGCGCTGGGTGAAACCGGCATTGATGCGGAACAGCGCCAGTTGTGCGCCGATGACTTCCATGGCTGCGGAGTGTCGGTTCTTGGGCTTGTTTCGCGGTCGCATGGCGTTCCACTCCCCGTACATCGGCGCTTGTGACCGTCTGTGCGCCCGTACTCACCAAGAGTACGGGTCCGCATGGCGCGGCAGCATAGTTACGGAGCGCGACCGTCGCCGGGGGAATGCGCAGATCACCCCCGCAAGGACGGTCTGGCTGCCTCACCTCCCTGCGCCGCACCCCGTGAGCGCAAGGTTTCGTCCGTGTCACCGGGCGGCACGGTACGGAAATCCGCCATCCCTAGCGTCAAGGAGAAGACCTGACCCCTGGGAGGCGCCATGACGGCCGAGGCCGCGGAGACCCGTACCGACAACCCCGATGACAATCCCGCCGCCAGCCGTGTGCGGCGGCGCGGCGGCCGGTGGATCGAGCACTGGGACCCCGAGGACGAGACCTTCTGGGCCGAGACGGGGGAGCGGATCGCCCGGCGGAACCTGGTGTTCTCCGTGCTCTGTGAGCACATCGGGTTCTCCATCTGGAGCCTGTGGTCGGTGATGGTGCTGTTCATGGGGCCGGAGTACGGGATCGACCCGGCCGGGAAGTTCTTCCTGGTGGCGATGCCGACGCTGGTGGGCGCGGTGCTGCGGGTGCCGTACACCTTCGCGGTGGCGCGGTTCGGCGGCCGCAACTGGACGGTGCTGAGCGCGCTGCTGCTGCTGGTGCCGGCCTCGGTGGCCGCGCTGGTGATCGAACCGGGTACCTCGTACAGCACGTTCCTGCTGGTCGCGGCGCTTGCGGGGGTCGGCGGCGGGAACTTCGCCTCGTCGATGACGAACATCAACTCCTTCTTCCCGCTGCGAAAGAAGGGGTACGCGCTGGGGCTCAACGCCGGTGGCGGCAACATCGGGGTGCCGGTGATCCAGCTGCTGGGGCTCCTGGTGATCGGGACGGCGGGGGCCGCGCAGCCACGGCTGGTGCTGGCCGTCTACGTGCCGCTGATCGTGGTCGCGGCGGTGCTTGCGGCGCTGTTCATGGACAATCTCGCCCCGGTGACGAACGACACCGGCGCGGCCGTCGACGCCGCCCGGGAACCGCACACCTGGGTGATGTCCCTGCTCTACATCGGCACCTTCGGATCGTTCATCGGCTACAGCTTCGCCTTCGGTCTGGTGCTGCAGAGCCAGTTCGCGCGCACGCCCCTCCAGGCGGCGTCGCTGACCTTCATCGGGCCGCTGCTGGGCTCGCTGATCCGGCCGGTCGGCGGGCGGCTGGCGGACCGGTTCGGCGGCGCCCGGATCACGCTCGGCACCTTCGCGGCGATGAGCCTGGCCACCGGGGTGGTGATCGGGGCGTCGGAGATGAAGTCGCTGCCGGTGTTCCTCGTCGGGTTCATCGCGCTGTTCGTGCTGTCGGGGCTCGGCAACGGCTCCACGTACAAGATGATCCCGGGGATCTTCCAGGCCCTGGCGGTGCGCCGGGGGCTTTCGGGGGAGGCGGCCGCGACGTACGGGCGGCGGCTGTCGGGCGCGGCGATGGGGCTGATCGGGGCGGTGGGCGCGGTCGGCGGGTTGGCCATCAACCTCGCCTTCCGGCAGTCGTTCCTGGCGACCGGCTCGGGCACGCCCGCGTTCGTGTCGTTCCTGGTCTGCTACGCGGTGTGCGGCGCGGTGACCTGGGCCGTATACCTGCGGCCCGTGGCGCGCGTACGGCGTACGGCGCAGGCCCCGGCCGCGGACGGGGAGCGGCGGCCGGTGTACGCGGAGGTGTGAGCGACGGTCCGGGCGCGGGGGCGGCCACACGGAGGGCCCCGCGCCCGCCCCCGCGCGACGCCCCGTAACCGCGGGGAAATACTGGAGGACCGGAGCTGTCACGTGCCGTTGGCACGCTGGGCACTCGGCACCGTGTGCCGCCCGAGCCGCGGCGGTACGGGCGCCGCACGGCAGCACACCACTCTGGGCGAAGCGGGACGACCATGTACGAGCAGCAGCAGGAACACGGTGAGCAGGAGGGGACGGCGCCGGCACCGGCCGTCCGGCCGCTGGACGGGTTCACCGTCGGCGTGACCGCGGCCCGGCGGGCGGAGGAACTGGGCGCCCTGCTGGAACGGCGCGGCGCACAGGTGCTGCACGCGCCCGCACTGCGCATCGTCCCGCTGCCGGACGACACCGAGCTGCTCGCGGTGACCGGGGATCTCATCGGCCATCCACCGGATGTCGTCGTGGCCACCACCGCCATCGGCTTCCGCGGATGGGTGGAGGCCGCGGAGGGGTGGGGGCTGGGCGAGGCGCTGCTGGACCGGCTGACCGGGGTGGAGCTGCTGGCGCGCGGGCCCAAGGTGCGCGGCGCGATCCGGGCCGCCGGACTGACCGAGAAGTGGTCCCCGGCCTCCGAGTCGATGGCCGAGGTGCTGGACCGGCTGCTGGCGGAGGGCGTCTCCGGCCGCCGGGTGGCCCTGCAACTGCACGGGGAGCCGCTGCCGGGGTTCGTCGAGGCGCTGCGGGCCGGCGGGGCGGAGGTCATCGGCGTCCCCGTGTACCGCTGGATGCCGCCGGAGGACATCGGTCCGGTCGACCGGCTGCTGGATGCGGTGCTCGCGCGGGGCCTGGACGCGGTGACCTTCACCAGTGCGCCGGCCGCCGCTTCGCTGCTGCGCCGGGCGGCGGAGCGCGGTATCCGCGAGGACGTGCTGGCCGCGCTGCGGCAGGACGTGCTGGCGGTGTGCGTGGGACCGGTGACGGCGATGCCGCTCCATGCGGAGGACGTCCCCAGCCTTCAGCCGGAGCGCTTTCGGCTCGGCCCGCTGGTGCAGCTGCTGTGCCGGGAACTTCCGTCCCGGGTGCGGCCGTTGCCGGTGGCCGGGCAGCGGCTGGAGATCCGCGGGCACGCCGCGGTGGTGGACGGCGCCCTGCGTCCGGTGCCGCCGGCCGGGATGGCGCTGCTGCGCACGCTGGCCCGCCGGCCCGGCTGGGTGGTCTCCCGCGCGGAGCTGCTGCGCGCGCTGCCGGGCGCGGGCAGTGACGAGCACGCGGTGGAGACCGCGATGGCCCGGCTGCGGGTGGCGCTGGGCGCGCCCAAGCTGATCCAGACGGTGGTCAAGCGCGGCTACCGGCTGTCGCTGGACCCGCATGCGGACACGGACAAGTACGGCGGGGAGTAGCGGCCGCGCGGGGCCGGGCCCGGTCGGCGGATCGGGGCCGGCCTCGGGCGAACGACGGGAGCGGGACGACAGGCCCTACGCAGGGTCTACTCACCGCGGCTACGTGCACCCCCTCCCCGGAGTGGCCGACCCCGGAGGGTTCCGGCCGGACCGTGCGCCGGGCACTCTGAGGGCACAGGTGTGTGGTCCCTAAGGAGTGACAGGCACATGGCGGCGCATGGTGACCTGCGGTTCGACTGCGGGCGGATCTGCCTGGACCTGGCGGCCACGGCCGGCGGCATCCCGGCCGAACGGCTCGCCGGCCCCGAGGAGTTGCGGTCCTGGCTGGTCGGCGCCGGCCTGGTGCCGCCCGGCACCCCGCTGGACGGTGTCGACGGCCGCTGGCTCGGCCGCTTCCGCGCGCTGCGGGAGCTGCTGCGCCGGGTGGTGCACGACGAGCTGCGGGGCCGGGCGGCCGACGCCGATCTGGCGCTGCTCAACTCTGCGGCCGGGGCCGGAGTGCCGCCCGCCGTATGTGCCGTACGGGCCGCGGACGGTGCCCTGGCCCGCACGCTCCCCGGCCCGCCCGACTGCGCCGGGCTGCTGGCCGCGGTGGCCCGGGACGCGATCGGGCTGCTGACCGACGTGGAGGCCCGCCGGCAGCTCCGCCAGTGCGAGGGCGAGAGCTGCACGTTGGTCTACCTGGACACCTCCCGCGGCCGGCGCCGCCGTTGGTGCTCCAGCGAGGTGTGCGGCAACCGGGAGCGGGTGGCGCGGCACCGCAGGCGTACGACGGTGCGCCGGCAGCAGGACGGAAGCGCCGGTCAGGGGCCCGTGCCTACTGAGCAAGTTTCCACCTGAAGTTGCAGGTCACGGGGCTGGCGTGGTGCGGGTACGCCGTCGACCGGACGGCACCGGCTCAGAGCAGCGCGTGCGGGTACTGTTCGGCGCGGTGCTGGAAGGCCAGGACCGCGGGGTTCTGGACGGTGCCGCCGCGGATTTCGATCGCCCGGCGGATCGTGCCGTCACCGTCCCAGCCGGCCGGTCCTTCGAGGACCGGTCGCAGGAACGGGATCAGCGCCTCGCTGTTTTCCCAGGTGGCCGCGTCCCACAGGTAGGAGGGGCTGTGGTCCACGCCGTAGTAGTGGACGTGGTCGCCGACGGTGAACATCGGGTCGTTGAAGGTGGTCGGCCGGGCCCAGGCGAAGCCCATGCCCTCGTCGCAGGAGACGTCGATAACGAGGGTGCCGGGCGCGAGCTTCGGCAAGTCCTCCTTTATCAGGAACATCAGCGGCGCCGCGGTGTCCTGGAGCACGCAGTTGACGATGATGTCGTGCTGGGCGAGGAACTCGGCCAGCGGCTCCGGGCCGTCCTCGGTGAGCACGATGCTGCGACGCGGGTCGAGCGTGTCGTCGGCCACGTCGTGGTCGAAGTGCACGATCCGCGCCGAGTGGATCGGTGAGCTGACGGCGGTGACGCCGCGGGCAGTCAGCACGTCCACTTCGTGAACGCCCAGCGCGCTGAGCGCGGTGACCGCGCCGCGGGCGGTGGCGCCGAAGCCGATCACCACCGCACGCCGCCGGCGCCCGTAGTCACCGGTCGCACCGGTCAGCTGCATGGCGTGCAGCACCGACGAGTAGCCGGCCAGCTCGTTGTTCTTGTGGAAGACGTGCAGGTTGAACGAACCCTCCCGGGTCCAGTGGTTCATCGCCTCGAAGGCGATCACGGTGAGCCTGCGGTCGATGGCGGCCTGCGTGACCTTCGCGTCCTGCACGCAGTGCGGCCACCCCCACAGCACCTGCCCGTCCCGCAGCTCCGCCAGATCCTCGTGCAGCGGTTTGGCCAGCAGGATGACGTCACACTCCGCGATCAGCTCCTGGCGTCGGCGGAAACCGGCGACCCACGGTGCGAGTTGACTGTCCGGGACACCGAAGTGCTCTCCGTAACCGGTCTGGAGATGGATGCTGGGCCGGAGATCGGCGTCGATGCGTGCGAAGTGCGCTGGGTGGATCGGCAGACGGTGCTCGTTCTCTTTGCGGGTCTGCGACATGATTCCGAGCTTGAGCTGCTGCAAAATACCCCTTTGATTACGCCCTGTGTAACACATCCCGGAGTGTGGGGACCTGGGCCGGCAGCTCTCCTCCGGGCCGGTGATGTGGTGACATCGATGCCGTTTCGGGCTGACGTTTTTGGCGTCTGGGCAGGTCCGGTGGCTGCCGGTCGTCACCCGGTGCCGCCACGGGCTTGGGCAAGATGCGATGGAGGGCCAACGTCCAGCATCCCCCCCAAACGGACGTCGCGAGACCCTGCCGAGGCCCTGGCCTCGCCCCCCACTTCACGTCAGCTCCCTGACCTGCAACTTCAGTTGAACGGTGCGCACTGCGGAAAAATATTCCGCCGGCCGCTGAACACCCCGTCCGTCCCGTCCGTACTCCTCACCGCAAGTCCGATTCATGGCACGGTCCCCGGCGATCTTGGGCGATCTGAGCTATCGACCCGGGAGTTGGAGTGCGTAAGGATGCCGTCGTGGCAGACAGGACGACACCTGACGAGGAGCTCATGCGAGCCCTCTATGACGATCATGCGGGCCCGCTTCTCGCTTTCGTCCTGCGCTTGGTGGCGGGCGACCGGCATCGCGCGGAGGACGTGGTGCAGGAGACGCTGGTCCGTGCTTGGCGCAACGCCGATCAGTTGCAGCGGGCGACCGGATCCATCCGGCCCTGGCTGGTGACCGTCGCCCGGCGGATCGTGATCGACGGGCACCGCAGCCGCCAGGCGCGGCCGCAGGAGGTCGACGCGACGCCGCTGGAGACGATGCCCGCCGCCGATGTGATCGACCGGGCGCTGCGGCTGATGACGATCTCCGAGGCGCTGAGCGATCTGAGCAAGGCCCACCGAGAGGCCCTCGTCGAGACGTACTTCAAGGAGCGTACGGTCAGCGAGGCGGCACAAGTGCTGCGGGTGCCGGCCGGGACCGTACGGTCCCGGGTGTTCTACGCGCTGCGCTCCCTGAAGCTCTCGCTCGAGGAACGAGGAGTAACGGAGTGACCCCGCCCATGCCACCGGACCGGCACACCGACGTCGGCGCCTACGCCCTGGGCGTCCTGGACGCCGCCGACGCGGACCGGTTCGAGGCGCATCTCGTCGGCTGCGACCGGTGCGCGGCCGAGCTCGAACAACTGATGCGTCTCACACCGGTGCTGGCCGAGTTCAAGCAGTCCGCCCCCACCCCGCAGACGATCACCGCCGTGCCCGGCCCGGCGATGCTCGACGGGCTGCTCGGCGAGGTGACCGTCACCCGCCGCAGCCGTGCCCGGCGCCGGCTGTTCCTGGTCGCCGCGGCCGT belongs to Streptomyces sp. NBC_01454 and includes:
- a CDS encoding sigma-70 family RNA polymerase sigma factor: MRKDAVVADRTTPDEELMRALYDDHAGPLLAFVLRLVAGDRHRAEDVVQETLVRAWRNADQLQRATGSIRPWLVTVARRIVIDGHRSRQARPQEVDATPLETMPAADVIDRALRLMTISEALSDLSKAHREALVETYFKERTVSEAAQVLRVPAGTVRSRVFYALRSLKLSLEERGVTE
- a CDS encoding N(5)-(carboxyethyl)ornithine synthase — translated: MQQLKLGIMSQTRKENEHRLPIHPAHFARIDADLRPSIHLQTGYGEHFGVPDSQLAPWVAGFRRRQELIAECDVILLAKPLHEDLAELRDGQVLWGWPHCVQDAKVTQAAIDRRLTVIAFEAMNHWTREGSFNLHVFHKNNELAGYSSVLHAMQLTGATGDYGRRRRAVVIGFGATARGAVTALSALGVHEVDVLTARGVTAVSSPIHSARIVHFDHDVADDTLDPRRSIVLTEDGPEPLAEFLAQHDIIVNCVLQDTAAPLMFLIKEDLPKLAPGTLVIDVSCDEGMGFAWARPTTFNDPMFTVGDHVHYYGVDHSPSYLWDAATWENSEALIPFLRPVLEGPAGWDGDGTIRRAIEIRGGTVQNPAVLAFQHRAEQYPHALL
- a CDS encoding CGNR zinc finger domain-containing protein, yielding MAAHGDLRFDCGRICLDLAATAGGIPAERLAGPEELRSWLVGAGLVPPGTPLDGVDGRWLGRFRALRELLRRVVHDELRGRAADADLALLNSAAGAGVPPAVCAVRAADGALARTLPGPPDCAGLLAAVARDAIGLLTDVEARRQLRQCEGESCTLVYLDTSRGRRRRWCSSEVCGNRERVARHRRRTTVRRQQDGSAGQGPVPTEQVST